The following are encoded together in the Cicer arietinum cultivar CDC Frontier isolate Library 1 chromosome 2, Cicar.CDCFrontier_v2.0, whole genome shotgun sequence genome:
- the LOC101492397 gene encoding E3 ubiquitin-protein ligase ORTHRUS 2-like, translating into MAQPNKQLPCDSDGFCMLCKSKPLETETLHCRTCVTPWHVPCLPLVPTTLLDWECPDCSQLVDAPAPSIAGELVSAIRAIENDPSLTDEDKAKKRQELVGGSSSNPTSDHSNSNKTKTNGVLDILNGSLNCSFCMQLPERPVTTPCGHNFCLKCFEKWIQQGKRTCAICRTSIPPKMASNPRINAQLAIAIRMAKLAKSENVGGSSAHKVYHFVGNDERPDTAYTTERAKKSGKANAASGKIFVTIPKDHFGPISAENDPIRNQGVLVGETWEDRMECRQWGAHFPHVAGIAGQSTHGAQSVALSGGYVDDEDHGEWFLYTGSGGRDLSGNKRTNKDQSFDQQFENMNEALRVSCRKGYPVRVVRSHKEKRSAYAPPEGVRYDGVYRIEKCWRKVGKQGHKVCRYLFVRCDNEPAPWTSDLSGDRPRPLPKIKEFKEAVDITERKGDPSWDFDEEKGCWLWKKPPPLSKKPVNIVDPIDGTKITVVRPSAKKVSFKIKDRLLKEFGCNICRKVLASPLTTPCAHNFCKACLEGAFSGQSYIRQRASQSGRTLRAQKNVMKCPTCSTDIADYLQNPQVNREMMGVIESLQQQAEQQRMEESSEESSAKVEENSEESSAKNDEIPKLDEDTDVSKPSDSSEKILEEINDNDLKRPQKRRKGPDGKAVTVEEHIDEAETEAKAVTCK; encoded by the exons ATGGCGCAGCCAAACAAACAACTTCCCTGCGACTCCGATGGCTTCTGCATGCTCTGCAAATCGAAACCTTTGGAAACTGAAACACTTCACTGTCGAACATGTGTTACTCCTTGGCATGTTCCATGTTTACCCCTTGTTCCGACAACTCTTCTCGATTGGGAATGTCCTGATTGTTCTCAACTCGTTGATGCTCCTGCTCCTTCCATCGCCGGCGAACTTGTTTCCGCTATTCGCGCTATTGAAAATGATCCTTCTCTTACCGATGAAGATAAAGCGAAGAAGCGTCAAGAACTCGTTGGTGGATCTTCTTCTAATCCTACTTCCGATCATTctaattcaaacaaaactaaaactaaTGGCGTCCTTGATATCTTGAATGGTTCTCTTAACTGTTCCTTTTGCATGCAGTTGCCCGAGAGACCCGTCACT ACTCCATGTGGGCACAATTTTTGTTTGAAGTGTTTTGAGAAATGGATTCAGCAAGGAAAAAGAACTTGTGCGATTTGCAGGACTTCAATCCCACCAAAGATGGCTAGTAATCCGAGGATCAATGCACAATTAGCTATTGCGATTCGTATGGCTAAGTTAGCGAAATCGGAGAATGTTGGAGGGAGTAGTGCTCACAAAGTTTATCACTTTGTTGGCAATGATGAGCGTCCTGATACTGCTTACACCACTGAGAGAGCAAAGAAGTCAGGGAAGGCTAATGCTGCTAGTGGGAAAATATTTGTGACAATTCCGAAGGATCATTTTGGACCTATTAGTGCTGAGAATGATCCAATAAGGAATCAAGGGGTTCTTGTTGGAGAAACATGGGAGGATAGAATGGAATGTAGGCAATGGGGTGCTCATTTCCCCCATGTTGCTGGAATTGCTGGTCAGAGTACTCATGGTGCTCAATCTGTTGCTCTTTCTGGTGGCTATGTTGATGACGAAGATCACGGTGAGTGGTTCCTTTACACTGGTAGTGGTGGAAGGGATCTAAGTGGTAACAAGCGTACCAACAAAGATCAGTCCTTTGATCAGCAGTTTGAGAACATGAATGAGGCTTTGAGAGTCAGTTGTCGTAAAGGCTATCCTGTTCGTGTTGTTAG GTCCCACAAGGAGAAACGTTCTGCTTATGCACCACCAGAGGGTGTGAGATATGATGGGGTTTATAGAATTGAGAAGTGCTGGCGCAAAGTTGGAAAACAA GGTCATAAGGTTTGCAGGTATTTGTTTGTGAGGTGTGACAATGAACCAGCTCCATGGACAAG TGATTTATCTGGAGATCGTCCCCGTCCATTGCCTAAAATTAAGGAGTTTAAGGAGGCAGTTGATATTACTGAAAGAAAGGGTGATCCATCATGGGACTTTGAT GAGGAAAAGGGATGCTGGTTGTGGAAGAAGCCTCCACCACTAAGTAAGAAGCCAGTGAACATTGTGGATCCTATTGATGGAACAAAAATAACAGTTGTCAGGCCAAGTGCTAAAAAAGTGTCCTTCAAGATCAAAGATAGGCTATTGAAAG AGTTTGGTTGCAATATATGCCGCAAGGTGTTGGCTTCCCCTCTTACTACACCTTGTGCTCATAACTTCTGCAAAGCCTGCCTGGAGGGTGCTTTTTCTGGCCAAAGTTATATCAGGCAGAGAGCATCTCAGAGTGGGCGCACTTTGCGTGCACAGAAGAATGTTATGAAATGCCCTACCTGTTCAACTGACATTGCTGATTACCTTCAGAATCCACAG GTTAACAGGGAAATGATGGGTGTCATAGAATCACTCCAGCAACAGGCTGAACAACAACGGATGGAGGAGAGTTCTGAAGAATCAAGTGCTAAGGTGGAGGAGAATTCTGAAGAATCAAGTGCTAAAAATGATGAAATTCCGAAGCTGGACGAGGACACTGATGTTTCAAAACCCAGTGATTCAAGTGAAAAAATATTGGAGGAAATTAACGACAATGATCTGAAACGTCCTCAGAAGCGTAGGAAAGGCCCTGATGGCAAGGCGGTGACCGTGGAGGAACATATTGATGAGGCAGAAACTGAAGCTAAGGCAGTGACTTGCAAGTAG